In the Setaria italica strain Yugu1 chromosome VI, Setaria_italica_v2.0, whole genome shotgun sequence genome, one interval contains:
- the LOC101784622 gene encoding uncharacterized protein LOC101784622 isoform X3, which translates to MAAAARLLARISRQGVASAAVAGVVRRRPEAASLLGASALAAAAEPCASIKVIPLLNQPARYSTSAFQRFGFSTSAPQQDDKEANKHADDGVNKTAGASTEASDSEDLDLSKEDLVKLLLEKDESLKSKDQEVKDMKDKVLRSYAEMENVLARTKRESENTKKYAIQNFSKSLLDVADNLSRASSVVKESFSKIDTSNNSDEAVPLLKTLLEGVEMTEKQLGEVFKKFGVEKFDPLNEKFDPNRHYALFQIPDPSKPSGTVAAVVKVGYMLHDRVLRPAEVGVTEGGPVEEEPEEKSSKSE; encoded by the exons atggcggcggccgcgcgcctcCTCGCGCGAATCTCCAGGCAGGgcgtcgcctccgccgctgTGGCGGGGGtggtgaggcggcggccggaggcggcgtcGCTCCTCGGGGCGTcagcgctggcggcggcggcggagccctGCGCTTCGATCAAG GTCATTCCTTTGTTAAATCAGCCAGCACGTTACTCAACATCGGCATTTCAAAGGTTTGGGTTTTCAACTTCGGCCCCTCAGCAAGACGATAAGGAGGCAAACAAACATGCAGATGATGGAGTTAATAAAACTGCTGGAGCAAGTACTGAAGCTTCAG ATTCAGAAGACCTAGACCTATCAAAGGAGGACCTCGTGAAGCTACTTCTTGAGAAAGATGAATCACTGAAGTCGAAAGATCAAGAGGTTAAAGACATGAAGGATAAGGTGCTACGCAGCTATGCTGAGATGGAGAATGTCCTTGCCAGAACAAAGCGTGAATCGGAGAACACCAAGAAGTATGCCATACAG AACTTCTCCAAGAGTTTGTTAGATGTTGCAGACAATTTGTCTCGAGCATCATCTGTTGTCAAGGAAAGTTTCTCAAAGATAGATACGTCTAATAACTCTGATGAAGCTGTACCACTACTAAAAACCCTGCTGGAGGGTGTTGAGATGACTGAGAAGCAACTTGGAGAG GTCTTCAAGAAGTTTGGAGTTGAAAAGTTTGATCCTCTGAATGAGAAATTTGATCCAAATAGGCACTATGCACTTTTCCAGATTCCTGATCCTTCAAAGCCTTCAGGGACTGTTGCTGCAGTTGTGAAG GTTGGCTACATGTTGCACGATCGTGTTCTCCGCCCTGCTGAAGTTGGTGTCACTGAGGGCGGTCCAGTTGAAGAAGAACCAGAGGAGAAATCTAGCAAGTCAGAATAA
- the LOC101784622 gene encoding uncharacterized protein LOC101784622 isoform X2, with translation MAAAARLLARISRQGVASAAVAGVVRRRPEAASLLGASALAAAAEPCASIKVIPLLNQPARYSTSAFQRFGFSTSAPQQDDKEANKHADDGVNKTAGASTEASGEANNVPGTEKNQQADSEDLDLSKEDLVKLLLEKDESLKSKDQEVKDMKDKVLRSYAEMENVLARTKRESENTKKYAIQNFSKSLLDVADNLSRASSVVKESFSKIDTSNNSDEAVPLLKTLLEGVEMTEKQLGEVFKKFGVEKFDPLNEKFDPNRHYALFQIPDPSKPSGTVAAVVKVGYMLHDRVLRPAEVGVTEGGPVEEEPEEKSSKSE, from the exons atggcggcggccgcgcgcctcCTCGCGCGAATCTCCAGGCAGGgcgtcgcctccgccgctgTGGCGGGGGtggtgaggcggcggccggaggcggcgtcGCTCCTCGGGGCGTcagcgctggcggcggcggcggagccctGCGCTTCGATCAAG GTCATTCCTTTGTTAAATCAGCCAGCACGTTACTCAACATCGGCATTTCAAAGGTTTGGGTTTTCAACTTCGGCCCCTCAGCAAGACGATAAGGAGGCAAACAAACATGCAGATGATGGAGTTAATAAAACTGCTGGAGCAAGTACTGAAGCTTCAGGTGAAGCCAATAACGTTCCTGGAACCGAGAAGAACCAGCAAGCAG ATTCAGAAGACCTAGACCTATCAAAGGAGGACCTCGTGAAGCTACTTCTTGAGAAAGATGAATCACTGAAGTCGAAAGATCAAGAGGTTAAAGACATGAAGGATAAGGTGCTACGCAGCTATGCTGAGATGGAGAATGTCCTTGCCAGAACAAAGCGTGAATCGGAGAACACCAAGAAGTATGCCATACAG AACTTCTCCAAGAGTTTGTTAGATGTTGCAGACAATTTGTCTCGAGCATCATCTGTTGTCAAGGAAAGTTTCTCAAAGATAGATACGTCTAATAACTCTGATGAAGCTGTACCACTACTAAAAACCCTGCTGGAGGGTGTTGAGATGACTGAGAAGCAACTTGGAGAG GTCTTCAAGAAGTTTGGAGTTGAAAAGTTTGATCCTCTGAATGAGAAATTTGATCCAAATAGGCACTATGCACTTTTCCAGATTCCTGATCCTTCAAAGCCTTCAGGGACTGTTGCTGCAGTTGTGAAG GTTGGCTACATGTTGCACGATCGTGTTCTCCGCCCTGCTGAAGTTGGTGTCACTGAGGGCGGTCCAGTTGAAGAAGAACCAGAGGAGAAATCTAGCAAGTCAGAATAA
- the LOC101784622 gene encoding uncharacterized protein LOC101784622 isoform X1, with protein sequence MAAAARLLARISRQGVASAAVAGVVRRRPEAASLLGASALAAAAEPCASIKVIPLLNQPARYSTSAFQRFGFSTSAPQQDDKEANKHADDGVNKTAGASTEASGEANNVPGTEKNQQAGSQDSVSQSSRRRATKRTAFSDSDSEDLDLSKEDLVKLLLEKDESLKSKDQEVKDMKDKVLRSYAEMENVLARTKRESENTKKYAIQNFSKSLLDVADNLSRASSVVKESFSKIDTSNNSDEAVPLLKTLLEGVEMTEKQLGEVFKKFGVEKFDPLNEKFDPNRHYALFQIPDPSKPSGTVAAVVKVGYMLHDRVLRPAEVGVTEGGPVEEEPEEKSSKSE encoded by the exons atggcggcggccgcgcgcctcCTCGCGCGAATCTCCAGGCAGGgcgtcgcctccgccgctgTGGCGGGGGtggtgaggcggcggccggaggcggcgtcGCTCCTCGGGGCGTcagcgctggcggcggcggcggagccctGCGCTTCGATCAAG GTCATTCCTTTGTTAAATCAGCCAGCACGTTACTCAACATCGGCATTTCAAAGGTTTGGGTTTTCAACTTCGGCCCCTCAGCAAGACGATAAGGAGGCAAACAAACATGCAGATGATGGAGTTAATAAAACTGCTGGAGCAAGTACTGAAGCTTCAGGTGAAGCCAATAACGTTCCTGGAACCGAGAAGAACCAGCAAGCAGGTTCACAGGATTCTGTATCACAATCTAGCAGGAGGAGAGCTACTAAACGAACTGCATTTTCTGATTCAGATTCAGAAGACCTAGACCTATCAAAGGAGGACCTCGTGAAGCTACTTCTTGAGAAAGATGAATCACTGAAGTCGAAAGATCAAGAGGTTAAAGACATGAAGGATAAGGTGCTACGCAGCTATGCTGAGATGGAGAATGTCCTTGCCAGAACAAAGCGTGAATCGGAGAACACCAAGAAGTATGCCATACAG AACTTCTCCAAGAGTTTGTTAGATGTTGCAGACAATTTGTCTCGAGCATCATCTGTTGTCAAGGAAAGTTTCTCAAAGATAGATACGTCTAATAACTCTGATGAAGCTGTACCACTACTAAAAACCCTGCTGGAGGGTGTTGAGATGACTGAGAAGCAACTTGGAGAG GTCTTCAAGAAGTTTGGAGTTGAAAAGTTTGATCCTCTGAATGAGAAATTTGATCCAAATAGGCACTATGCACTTTTCCAGATTCCTGATCCTTCAAAGCCTTCAGGGACTGTTGCTGCAGTTGTGAAG GTTGGCTACATGTTGCACGATCGTGTTCTCCGCCCTGCTGAAGTTGGTGTCACTGAGGGCGGTCCAGTTGAAGAAGAACCAGAGGAGAAATCTAGCAAGTCAGAATAA
- the LOC101784227 gene encoding uncharacterized protein LOC101784227, which translates to MEGVGARLGRTSARYGPATTFTGPVRKWHKEWVPVAAAAANANTSASANGSAASSTGTGSGSGSRGNNLLLFKWTPVNGANGGGGGSDGEQQAAAADTATRRRRYVPVSVVEEQRQESAKSDDENKANDGDPSPNETEASNGKTDINDTPMDESQASDEDARDSGKNGGGTDLNLNLGLKDPDGDNEADTAEQQEAAKNPQTENNRFKRKSVTPDLEMRM; encoded by the exons ATGGAGGGCGTCGGCGCGCGGCTGGGGCGCACCTCCGCGCGCTACGGCCCCGCAACAACGTTCACGGGGCCCGTTAGGAAGTGGCACAAGGAGTgggtccccgtcgccgccgccgccgccaacgccaaCACCAGCGCCAGCGCCAACGGCAGCGCGGCGTCCTCCACCGGTACGGGATCCGGCAGCGGATCCCGTGGGAATAACCTTCTCCTGTTTAAGTGGACCCCTGTGAACGGGGCCAAcggggggggagggggaagcGACGgggagcagcaggcggcggcggcggatacGGCCACCAGACGCCGGCGGTATGTGCCG GTTTCTGTAGTTGAAGAGCAAAGGCAAGAATCTGCCAAATCTGATGATGAGAATAAAGCTAACGATGGAGATCCATCTCCAAACGAAACTGAGGCATCAAATGGAAAGACTGATATCAATGATACACCTATGGATGAATCTCAG GCATCAGATGAGGATGCTCGAGATTCTGGCAAAAATGGTGGTGGAACAGACCTAAATTTGAATTTAGGTTTGAAAGACCCGGACGGTGATAATGAAGCTGACACAGCAGAGCAACAGGAAGCGGCCAAGAACCCGCAGACAGAGAATAATAGATTCAAGAGGAAATCTGTAACCCCTGACCTTGAGATGAGAATGTAA